From one Desulfurobacterium indicum genomic stretch:
- a CDS encoding class I SAM-dependent methyltransferase, producing the protein MDYTVIGNSPVNYLYIPERLREIEKRKYHQKDSFQVLPNSTFYIVSNYLKNSSVVLDVGCSSGYFGKFLIENLNARVYGIDIDEEGLASAKEVGYSEVYKLDLDMETELFASVLNELSPQYILCLDVVEHLKNVNSFMKTVFRFLKKSGAELVLSIPNIGHIDIVYNLLRGKFNYSFLGILDNTHLRFFTKSSFEEWVKFISEDENLNLQIELIGKTEAQFCLGENDKNFKKDTLRLQHIAKKFGNEDIFTVQFVFSIKCIR; encoded by the coding sequence GTGGATTATACAGTTATTGGAAATTCGCCTGTTAACTATCTTTATATTCCTGAACGTTTACGGGAGATAGAGAAAAGAAAGTATCATCAAAAAGATAGTTTTCAGGTTTTGCCTAATTCAACATTCTATATTGTTTCAAATTATCTTAAAAATAGCTCAGTTGTTCTTGATGTAGGATGTTCTTCCGGTTACTTCGGGAAGTTTCTTATAGAAAATTTGAATGCCAGGGTGTACGGTATCGATATTGATGAGGAAGGTTTGGCTTCGGCAAAGGAGGTGGGTTATTCAGAAGTTTATAAGTTGGACTTGGATATGGAAACGGAATTGTTTGCTTCTGTTTTGAATGAGCTTTCTCCTCAATATATTTTATGTCTTGATGTAGTTGAGCATTTAAAAAATGTTAATTCCTTCATGAAAACGGTTTTTCGTTTTCTTAAAAAGTCAGGTGCTGAGCTGGTTCTTAGTATTCCTAATATAGGCCATATAGATATTGTTTATAATCTTTTGAGAGGGAAGTTTAATTACTCTTTTCTGGGAATTCTTGATAATACACATCTCAGGTTTTTTACAAAAAGCTCTTTTGAAGAATGGGTGAAGTTTATATCCGAAGATGAAAATTTAAATCTTCAGATAGAACTTATAGGAAAAACCGAAGCTCAGTTTTGTTTGGGTGAAAATGATAAAAATTTCAAAAAGGATACTTTAAGATTACAGCACATTGCTAAGAAATTTGGAAATGAAGATATTTTTACCGTTCAGTTTGTGTTCTCTATAAAGTGCATCAGGTGA
- the hisG gene encoding ATP phosphoribosyltransferase — translation MEKGKLTFALPKGRLLKGAVKLLAEVDIDASLTLEETRKLIFENDGFKFILVKPMDVPTYVYYGAADFGIAGKDVIDEKGLEVYEPLDLKFGFCRLCVAEPVNISEPYDIEKLSFIKVATKFPRITDKYFRSRGVHPEIIELYGSVEIAPLLGLSERIVDLVQTGTTLKANGLREVDTILVSTARLIVNRASLKTKYERVKPIIDAIKRHI, via the coding sequence ATGGAAAAAGGAAAGTTGACTTTTGCTCTTCCTAAAGGGAGGCTTTTAAAGGGTGCTGTTAAGTTACTTGCAGAGGTGGATATTGATGCTTCTTTGACATTGGAGGAAACTCGTAAACTGATTTTTGAAAATGACGGATTCAAGTTTATTCTGGTTAAGCCTATGGATGTGCCAACCTACGTCTATTATGGAGCGGCAGATTTTGGAATAGCCGGGAAAGATGTAATAGACGAGAAAGGATTGGAAGTTTATGAGCCTCTTGATTTGAAATTTGGTTTTTGTCGATTGTGTGTTGCAGAACCAGTGAATATTTCAGAACCCTACGATATAGAAAAGCTTTCTTTCATAAAAGTAGCTACAAAATTTCCGAGAATAACCGATAAATATTTTAGAAGTAGAGGTGTTCATCCGGAAATTATTGAGCTTTACGGTTCCGTTGAAATAGCACCACTTCTTGGTTTGAGTGAGCGTATAGTTGATCTTGTTCAGACGGGAACAACTTTGAAGGCTAATGGACTTAGAGAAGTTGATACTATACTGGTTTCTACGGCTAGGCTTATTGTTAACAGAGCAAGTTTAAAAACAAAATATGAGAGGGTTAAGCCGATTATAGATGCCATTAAAAGACATATCTGA